In Halanaerobiaceae bacterium ANBcell28, the genomic window TATACACTTTAGATTTTTATTAATATAAATTAGTATAAATTTAAATTAATAATTTTAAATTTTAATTTATGAATTAAAAATGAGGGGGAAATTATATTATGAACTTAAAAAAAGTTTTATTTCTTATGTTTTTTGTTTTTGCTTTAGTGTCTTTTAGTGTAACAGCAGTAGCTAGTACTTATATAGTTGGTACTAATGCGGGTTTTGAGCCTTTTGAGTATGTTGAAGATGGTGAAATTGTTGGTTTTGATATTGACTTGATTAATGAAATTGCTGCATTACAGGGATTTGAAGTTGAAATTAGGGATTTAGATTTTGCGTCACTTATTGGAGCTTTAGCTACTGGTACTATTGATATTGTTATAGCTGGTATGACTATTACTGAAGAAAGAGCTAATGTTGTTGATTTTTCAAATGCATACTATGAAGCAAATCAGGGGGTAATTGTTCGCGAAGGTTCAGATATGGATTTAACAGTTCTCTTTGGTGATAATAATATTGGTGTTCAAAGTGGTACTACTGGTGATATTTGGGTTAATGATAATCTTGTGGATGCTGATATCTTAAGTGGTGATGTTAGATATTATGAATCTTATGTATATATGATTACTGACCTTGTTAATAGAAATATAGATGCTGTTGTACTTGATGCACCTGTTGCTGCTAGATTCAGTGAAACAAGATCAGTAAAAGTAGTAGCTGAAATTATTACAGGTGAACAATATGGTATTGCTGT contains:
- a CDS encoding basic amino acid ABC transporter substrate-binding protein, whose amino-acid sequence is MNLKKVLFLMFFVFALVSFSVTAVASTYIVGTNAGFEPFEYVEDGEIVGFDIDLINEIAALQGFEVEIRDLDFASLIGALATGTIDIVIAGMTITEERANVVDFSNAYYEANQGVIVREGSDMDLTVLFGDNNIGVQSGTTGDIWVNDNLVDADILSGDVRYYESYVYMITDLVNRNIDAVVLDAPVAARFSETRSVKVVAEIITGEQYGIAVQKGNNELLELINEGLEEVRANGTMDELLDKYFN